A genomic segment from Nicotiana tabacum cultivar K326 chromosome 7, ASM71507v2, whole genome shotgun sequence encodes:
- the LOC107787090 gene encoding uncharacterized protein LOC107787090, with amino-acid sequence MGKTIEEALQLLNEISENVIQWLSERVIIKKTATVNQVDALNTLTQQIVSLAQKFESFQANTKQSSQSEACDMCGGNHLNHECQAINQNDKHINVIGYKQHPFGSLMAHKHPGFQWSNPNSVENSQSFQKPQQMPQQIHPSHDGLLYKYIKVADKKMESQNSALKNLEIQLSQLATLMSEKIQGPLPSNTEKNPKEHPKVITLRSGKELDEPNKVREEKNQSEQQVNKGKNVETPSKPLEDKEVKKKEEKNIEKMIPPPVTIHFPQKMKREKLDGEFAKFLEILKQIHINIPFTDALMQMSSYAKILKEILSSKKKLEEIFVVTLTEKCSAILQNKLLQKFGDIGSFTIPCTLGGVYFEKALCDSGASINLMPLSIFRKLDLGEMKDISVSLQFADQSTKKPKRIIENVFIRVDKFVFPIDFIVLEMKECPDEPIILGRLFLATGDESSSSCFSIDMISYLIDEYRDDQLTPDPMERCLAKSGIIQDDDSIIRKEAEILEKDSEDQEMQREEVQPKIELKILPSHLKYAYLEKEQCPVIISSSLTQNKKND; translated from the exons ATGGGAAAAACAATAGAAGAAGCACTGCAGTTATTGAATGAAATTTCTGAAAATGTCATTCAATGGCTATCTGAGCGTGTAATCATCAAAAAGACCGCTACGGTAAATCAAGTTGATGCTTTAAACACACTAACACAACAGATTGTTTCTTTGGCACAAAAATTTGAATCTTTTCAGGCGAATACAAAACAATCAAGCCAGTCTGAGGCTTGTGATATGTGTGGAGGAAACCATCTGAATCATGAATGCCAAGCAATAAATCAAAATGATAAACATATCAATGTAATCGGTTACAAGCAGCACCCCTTTGGAAGTCTAATGGCACATAAACATCCAGGATTTCAATGGAGCAATCCAAATAGTGTCGAGAACTCTCAGAGCTTCCAGAAGCCACAG CAAATGCCTCAGCAAATACATCCAAGTCATGATGGCCTTTTGTACAAATACATTAAGGTCGCTGATAAAAAAATGGAAAGCCAAAATTCAGCCCTTAAAAATTTGGAAATCCAGCTGAGCCAATTGGCAACTCTTATGTCAGAAAAAATTCAAGGCCCCTTACCAAGCAATACGGAGAAAAACCCAAAGGAACACCCTAAGGTTATCACCTTACGATCAGGTAAGGAGCTTGATGAACCCAATAAAGTCAGAGAAGAAAAGAACCAGTCAGAACAACAGGTAAACAAGGGTAAGAATGTTGAAACACCCTCTAAACCATTAGAAGATAAAGAagtcaagaaaaaagaagagaaaaatattgaaaaaatgaTTCCTCCCCCTGTGACAATTCATTTtccacaaaaaatgaaaagagaaaagcttgATGGCGAATTTGCAAAGTTTTTAGAAATTTTGAAACAAATTCATATTAATATTCCTTTCACTGATGCTTTGATGCAAATGTCTTCATATgcaaaaattttaaaagaaattttgtcaagtaaaaAGAAATTGGAAGAAATTTTTGTAGTAACGCTTACTGAAAAATGCagtgctatacttcaaaataagctacTACAAAAATTTGGTGATATTGGCagttttacaattccatgcactttgGGAGGAGTGTATTTTGAAAAAGCACTCTGCGATTCTGGAGCTTCAATAAATTTGATGCCACTTTCTATCTTTAGAAAATTGGATCTTGGTGAAATGAAGGACATAAGTGTTTCTCTTCAATTTGCAGATCAAAGTACTAAGAAACCTAAGAGAATAATTGAAAATGTGTTTATAAGAGTAGATAAGTTTGTTTTCCCTATAGATTTTATAGTACTTGAAATGAAAGAATGTCCTGATGAACCAATTATTTTGGGTAGACTATTTCTTGCTACAG GAGATGAATCATCATCTTCATGTTTTTCAATTGACATGATTAGTTATCTTATAGATGAATATAGAGATGATCAATTAACTCCAGACCCAATGGAAAGATGTTTGGCCAAATCAGGCATCATACAAGATGATGATTCCATCATCAgaaaagaagctgaaatattggAAAAAGATTCTGAGGATCAGGAGATGCAACGAGAAGAAGTTCAAccaaaaattgaactcaaaattCTCCCATCTCATTTAAAATATGCTTATCTTGAAAAAGAACAATGTCCAGTGATTATTTCATCTTCTTTGACTCAGAACAAGAAGAACGATTAA
- the LOC107787097 gene encoding bifunctional L-3-cyanoalanine synthase/cysteine synthase 2, mitochondrial: MAALSRLLKRSRYCNSNVDFITRLFSTQPLVHTPKLQLPVTNIKTEVSQLIGKTPMVYLNKVTEGCGAHIAVKQEMFQPTSSIKDRPALAMIDDAEKKGLISPEKMTLIEPTSGNMGISMAFMAAMKGYKMVLTMPSYTSLERRVTMRAFGADLVLTDPTKGMGGTVKKAYDLLESTPNAFMLQQFSNPANTQIHFETTGPEIWEETQGNVDIFVMGIGSGGTVSGVGQYLKSRNPNVKIYGVEPTESNILNGGKPGPHHITGNGVGFKPDILDMDIMEEVLMVSSDDAVNMARELAVKEGLMVGISSGANTVAALQLAQKPENKGKLIVTIHASFGERYLSSVLYQDLRKEAENMQPVSVD; the protein is encoded by the exons ATGGCGGCTTTAAGCAGATTGCTGAAGAGATCAAGATACTGTAATAGTAATGTTGATTTCATCACCAGATTGTTCTCTACTCAGCCTTTAGTTCATACTCCCAAATTACAGCTTCCTGTTACTAACATCAAGACTGAAGTTTCTCAA cTAATTGGGAAAACACCAATGGTTTATCTTAACAAAGTGACAGAAGGATGTGGAGCTCACATAGCTGTGAAACAAGAGATGTTTCAACCTACTTCTAGCATCAAAGACAG ACCAGCATTGGCGATGATCGATGATGCAGAAAAAAAAGGCTTAATATCACCTGAAAAG ATGACATTGATTGAGCCAACATCGGGAAATATGGGGATCAGTATGGCATTTATGGCAGCAATGAAAGGCTACAAAATGGTTTTGACAATGCCGTCATACACAAGCTTAGAGAGGAGAGTGACAATGAGAGCATTTGGAGCCGATTTAGTCCTCACTGATCCAACCAAAGGAATGGGAGGCACTGTTAAGAAAGCTTATGACCTTTTGGAATCTACGCCTAATGCCTTCATGCTTCAACAGTTTTCTAATCCTGCAAACACTCAG ATTCATTTTGAGACGACTGGTCCTGAGATATGGGAAGAAACTCAGGGTAATGTTGACATTTTTGTCATGGGAATCGGAAGTGGAGGCACGGTCTCTGGTGTTGGACAATATCTGAAATCCAGAAATCCTAACGTCAAG ATATATGGAGTTGAGCCAACTGAAAGCAATATACTGAATGGTGGAAAACCAG GTCCTCATCACATAACAGGGAATGGGGTTGGATTCAAGCCGGATATCCTGGACATGGATATAATGGAGGAAGTTCTGATG GTTTCTAGTGATGACGCCGTAAACATGGCTAGGGAGTTGGCAGTCAAGGAAGGGCTCATG GTTGGAATATCGTCTGGAGCTAATACGGTAGCAGCTCTTCAACTTGCTCAAAAACCAGAAAACAAAGGCAAACTCATAGTG ACTATACATGCAAGTTTTGGAGAGAGGTACTTGTCATCAGTTCTGTATCAAGATCTGAGGAAAGAGGCAGAGAACATGCAACCTGTTTCAGTTGATTAA
- the LOC107787091 gene encoding uncharacterized protein LOC107787091 yields the protein MLKELRRCCYTICLLLFLVTTGTLRFHRFAEGLQRRIHVSDDLNDVVDNEEDEQWGNKKEIANSKFDPPPNDVSKMSPKDIQAEMMKRVLGPVFGFVKLQLGTRRTPDTVSDIAKRWTNLARTGAIETKFIGVDLSTIMFTMEKGQDTKQLKEFLLEHEEAYEIKIGDQLFRRPGDPPFEEVFEKFQNEIEKNRHSEL from the exons ATGTTAAAGGAATTGCGTAGATGTTGTTACACGATCTGCTTGTTGCTATTCTTGGTTACCACTGGAACCCTAAGGTTTCACCGTTTCGCAGAGGGATTACAACGCAGGATCCACGTTTCTGACGACCTTAACGACGTCGTAGACAACGAGGAGGACGAACAATGGGGCAACAAGAAGGAAATCGCCAACTCCAAATTCGATCCGCCGCCGAATGATGTAAGCAAAATGAGCCCAAAGGATATCCAAGCTGAAATGATGAAGCGGGTTCTAGGACCCGTTTTCGGATTCGTTAAGCTCCAACTTGGAACTCGTCGGACTCCG GATACGGTTTCTGATATCGCCAAGAGGTGGACCAATCTGGCAAGAACTGGAGCTATTGAGACAAAGTTCATAGGTGTTGATTTGAGCACGATCATGTTCACCATGGAAAAAGGTCAAGACACAAAACAG TTAAAAGAGTTTTTGCTAGAACATGAAGAAGCATATGAGATTAAAATAGGGGACCAACTATTTCGAAGACCAGGCGACCCTCCTTTTGAAGAAGTTTTCGAGAAGTTCCAAAATGAGATAGAGAAGAACAGGCACTCTGAGTTGTAA